In one Chitinophaga sancti genomic region, the following are encoded:
- a CDS encoding galactosamine-6-phosphate isomerase, giving the protein MDIEVCSSYDEISVKAKNIIIEKLCSQRALHLCAATGGSPTGLYKELAAEYIKHPGLFDRLHITKLDEWGGIDMSHPGTCETYLQKYLIQPLKIAGDRYLSFQSNPEDPKAECNKIKNELCRLGGIDICILGLGMNGHLALNEPGCVLESQCHVAQLDLQSLAHPMLGDGERPKYGLTLGMAEILQAKQIILLISGEKKKDIALKLLSSKRVTTSLPASFVWLHPNVKCLVDSEAYTVID; this is encoded by the coding sequence ATGGATATAGAAGTATGCAGCTCTTATGATGAAATAAGTGTAAAAGCAAAAAATATAATCATAGAAAAGCTTTGTAGTCAAAGAGCCCTGCACCTCTGTGCTGCAACCGGGGGAAGTCCTACCGGGCTTTACAAAGAATTAGCAGCAGAATATATAAAACACCCCGGTCTGTTCGACCGGCTTCATATTACCAAACTTGACGAATGGGGAGGTATAGACATGTCTCATCCGGGAACCTGTGAAACATATCTTCAAAAATACCTAATCCAACCGTTAAAGATAGCAGGAGACCGGTACCTGTCATTTCAGAGTAATCCGGAAGATCCCAAAGCAGAATGTAATAAAATCAAAAATGAATTATGTCGTTTGGGAGGGATAGATATCTGTATTCTCGGGCTGGGAATGAATGGGCATCTGGCACTGAACGAACCCGGTTGCGTTCTGGAATCTCAATGCCACGTTGCCCAACTTGATCTTCAATCCCTAGCACATCCAATGCTGGGCGATGGAGAAAGACCAAAATATGGTTTAACCTTAGGCATGGCAGAAATTCTGCAGGCCAAACAAATTATACTCCTTATAAGCGGAGAAAAAAAGAAAGATATAGCATTGAAGCTGCTATCTTCAAAAAGGGTAACAACCTCCCTGCCAGCATCATTTGTCTGGTTGCACCCTAATGTTAAATGCCTGGTAGACAGTGAAGCGTATACAGTAATAGATTGA